A single genomic interval of Microbacterium sp. LWO14-1.2 harbors:
- a CDS encoding AAA family ATPase, with protein sequence MRRASAVLKTVSDAYSAKMVGQERLRTSLLISLIAGGHILLESVPGLAKTTAASTLADTVKAQFKRIQCTPDLLPSDITGNQIYDAATGSFRTVLGPVHANFVLLDEINRSSAKTQSAMLEAMQEHQTTIGGEIHPLPKPFLVIATQNPIEQEGTYELPEAQMDRFLLKEIVEYPSPADEFEILGRIDSGVLDPERHVESAITLDDVHMLQDVASRIYVDPAIRNYIVSIAYVTRNPAPYIGEERARYIKYGASPRASIAFLQAARALALINGRGHVLPEDIRSLRHLVLRHRVLLTFEADAEGIRSEEIIDQIFGAVPTP encoded by the coding sequence CTGCGCCGCGCGAGCGCCGTGCTGAAAACCGTGTCCGACGCGTACTCGGCGAAGATGGTCGGCCAGGAGCGCCTGCGTACGAGTCTGCTCATCTCGCTCATCGCCGGAGGGCACATCCTGCTCGAGAGCGTGCCGGGTCTCGCGAAGACCACTGCCGCGAGCACCCTGGCCGACACCGTGAAGGCGCAGTTCAAGCGCATCCAGTGCACGCCCGACCTGCTACCCAGCGACATCACCGGCAACCAGATCTACGACGCCGCGACCGGCTCGTTCCGCACCGTGCTCGGTCCGGTGCACGCGAACTTCGTGCTGCTCGACGAGATCAACCGTTCGAGCGCGAAGACCCAGAGCGCGATGCTCGAGGCGATGCAGGAGCACCAGACGACGATCGGCGGCGAGATCCACCCGCTGCCGAAGCCGTTCCTCGTCATCGCGACGCAGAACCCCATCGAGCAGGAGGGCACCTACGAGCTGCCCGAGGCGCAGATGGACCGCTTCCTGCTCAAGGAGATCGTCGAGTACCCGAGCCCGGCCGACGAGTTCGAGATCCTCGGACGCATCGACTCCGGCGTGCTCGATCCAGAGCGCCACGTGGAGAGCGCGATCACCCTCGACGACGTGCACATGCTGCAGGACGTCGCCTCGCGCATCTACGTCGACCCGGCGATCCGCAACTACATCGTGTCGATCGCCTACGTCACGCGGAACCCCGCGCCGTACATCGGCGAAGAGCGCGCCCGCTACATCAAGTACGGAGCCAGCCCCCGCGCGAGCATCGCGTTCCTGCAGGCGGCGCGCGCGCTGGCCCTGATCAACGGTCGCGGTCACGTGCTGCCGGAGGACATCCGCTCGCTGCGTCACCTCGTGCTGCGCCACCGTGTGCTGCTGACGTTCGAGGCCGACGCCGAGGGCATCCGCAGCGAGGAGATCATCGACCAGATCTTCGGCGCCGTCCCCACTCCCTGA
- a CDS encoding VWA domain-containing protein encodes MALANGWVILAVVGAAIVAILIGVLLGLRAGAKTDAHERARVARAERLRALPTFRQALNRRVLALSGILLLGVIAVVSAGVVAARPMSSQTIQPVNTSRDIMLCLDVSGSMSEVDVEVLSVFEELLEDFEGERIGLTIFNSSPVQIFPLTDDYPFIREHLQSIRESFDYLDEVPEHWVGTLNGNGASLIGDGLAACAMAFDHPDDERSRSIIFATDNEINGASIVTLDEASAYAKSVGVRVFALNPVEGKDADVSAELTRAAEATGGQAYGLRDTTTVSDIVAQVQEQEATELKGQAQVVWTDTPNLWIVVLLVSMLSFIVVLWRVKL; translated from the coding sequence ATGGCACTAGCCAACGGGTGGGTGATCCTCGCCGTCGTGGGCGCCGCGATCGTCGCGATCCTGATCGGGGTTCTCCTCGGTCTGCGCGCGGGTGCGAAGACCGACGCGCACGAGCGCGCGAGGGTCGCGCGCGCCGAGCGCCTGCGTGCCCTGCCGACGTTCCGTCAGGCGTTGAACCGACGCGTGCTGGCGCTCTCCGGCATCCTGCTGCTGGGGGTCATCGCCGTCGTCTCTGCGGGTGTCGTCGCCGCGCGGCCGATGTCGTCCCAGACGATCCAACCCGTGAACACGAGCCGCGACATCATGCTGTGCCTCGACGTGTCTGGGTCGATGAGCGAGGTCGATGTCGAGGTGCTCAGCGTCTTCGAGGAGCTGCTCGAGGACTTCGAAGGCGAGCGCATCGGGCTCACGATCTTCAACAGCTCCCCGGTGCAGATCTTCCCCCTCACCGACGACTACCCGTTCATCCGCGAGCATCTGCAGAGCATCCGCGAGAGCTTCGACTACCTCGACGAGGTGCCGGAGCACTGGGTGGGCACGCTCAACGGCAACGGCGCCTCGCTCATCGGCGACGGCCTCGCCGCCTGTGCGATGGCCTTCGACCACCCTGATGACGAACGGTCCCGGTCGATCATCTTCGCCACCGACAACGAGATCAACGGCGCCTCGATCGTCACTCTCGACGAGGCGTCCGCGTATGCGAAGTCCGTGGGCGTGCGGGTGTTCGCGCTCAACCCGGTGGAGGGGAAGGATGCCGACGTGAGCGCCGAGCTCACCCGCGCCGCCGAGGCGACCGGCGGACAGGCCTACGGCCTGCGCGACACCACCACCGTGTCGGACATCGTGGCGCAGGTGCAGGAGCAGGAGGCAACCGAGCTGAAGGGTCAGGCTCAGGTCGTCTGGACCGACACCCCGAACCTCTGGATCGTGGTGCTGCTCGTCTCGATGCTGTCGTTCATCGTCGTGCTCTGGAGGGTGAAGCTGTGA
- a CDS encoding DUF58 domain-containing protein, whose amino-acid sequence MPSLITQVKSKLFIHSSRKSLHALDGAYASLLHGRSLDFEDLRKYEYGDQVRDIDWRATARLGTPLVKRHRAQRMHTVMFVVDTGRSMAALARDERSKKDLAILATGVLGILALRHGDDFTLVSGDADGVRRRAPGRSEGALEHALRTVDRAIDDSTAPSDRDALLSYVTRTISRRMIVVVITDEAPVTTETERMLRRLRVQHDVLWLTLRDAEPVLDHTTGTVRSDVDSMWEVPDFVQGDLDIVRELTAQTEADAVRLAEILKRMEISHGVLADQDDAVSQLLQLLNRRSHARL is encoded by the coding sequence ATGCCCAGCCTGATCACGCAGGTGAAGAGCAAGCTCTTCATCCACTCGTCGCGCAAGTCGCTGCACGCGCTCGACGGCGCGTACGCGTCGCTGCTGCACGGGCGCAGCCTCGACTTCGAAGACCTGCGCAAGTACGAGTACGGCGATCAGGTGCGCGACATCGACTGGCGCGCGACGGCCCGGCTGGGCACCCCGCTCGTGAAGCGCCACCGCGCGCAGCGCATGCACACGGTGATGTTCGTGGTCGACACCGGACGGTCGATGGCGGCGCTCGCCCGCGACGAGCGCTCGAAGAAGGACCTGGCGATCCTCGCGACGGGTGTGCTCGGCATCCTCGCACTGCGCCACGGCGACGACTTCACCCTCGTCTCCGGCGACGCCGACGGCGTGCGCCGACGGGCGCCGGGACGCAGCGAGGGCGCTCTCGAGCACGCGCTGCGCACGGTCGATCGCGCGATCGACGACAGCACGGCTCCCAGCGATCGCGACGCCCTCCTGTCGTACGTCACGCGCACGATCTCGCGGCGCATGATCGTCGTCGTCATCACCGACGAGGCGCCGGTCACCACCGAGACGGAGCGGATGCTGCGCCGGCTGCGGGTGCAGCACGACGTCCTGTGGCTGACCCTGCGCGACGCCGAACCGGTGCTCGACCACACCACGGGAACCGTCCGCAGCGACGTCGACAGCATGTGGGAGGTGCCCGACTTCGTGCAGGGCGACCTCGACATCGTGCGCGAGCTCACCGCGCAGACCGAGGCGGATGCTGTGCGGCTCGCCGAGATCCTCAAGCGCATGGAGATCAGTCACGGAGTGCTCGCCGATCAGGACGACGCCGTCTCGCAGCTGCTGCAGCTGCTGAATCGGAGGTCGCATGCCCGGCTCTGA
- a CDS encoding Pr6Pr family membrane protein: MKTWWPYVRLASAALGLAAVIAQLSLTLQIAMSDPTPWGSHLPTIWANFFSFFTIDSNVIAAVTFIIAAIWAIRHRRDDEKEPSWLAILLVCASTYMIVTGIVYNTLLRGIELPQGVTVPWSNEVLHVVFPLVLLLDVLFAPRRRALPWSTVFISAIFPLVWAAYTMIRANLVISPSTGEAWWYPYPFLNPHKVPGEYLGVAGYIVGIAVAIIGVACLVVWVGRRRAASVTSA; the protein is encoded by the coding sequence ATGAAGACCTGGTGGCCCTACGTCCGATTGGCATCCGCAGCGCTCGGCCTCGCCGCCGTGATCGCCCAGCTGTCGCTCACCCTGCAGATCGCGATGAGCGATCCGACCCCGTGGGGAAGCCACCTGCCCACGATCTGGGCCAACTTCTTCAGCTTCTTCACGATCGACTCCAACGTGATCGCCGCGGTGACGTTCATCATCGCCGCGATCTGGGCCATCCGGCACCGGCGCGACGACGAGAAGGAGCCCTCGTGGCTCGCCATCCTGCTCGTGTGTGCCAGCACATACATGATCGTCACGGGCATCGTCTACAACACCCTGCTGCGCGGCATCGAACTGCCCCAGGGCGTCACGGTGCCCTGGTCGAACGAGGTGCTGCACGTCGTCTTCCCGCTGGTGCTCCTGCTCGACGTGCTCTTCGCCCCTCGGCGCAGGGCGCTGCCGTGGAGCACCGTCTTCATCTCGGCGATCTTCCCGCTCGTGTGGGCCGCGTACACGATGATCCGCGCCAACCTGGTCATCTCGCCGTCCACCGGCGAAGCGTGGTGGTACCCCTACCCCTTCCTCAACCCGCACAAGGTCCCGGGCGAGTACCTCGGCGTCGCCGGCTACATCGTCGGCATCGCGGTCGCCATCATCGGCGTCGCCTGCCTCGTCGTCTGGGTAGGACGCCGCCGCGCAGCATCCGTCACCTCCGCCTGA
- a CDS encoding DMT family transporter: MPKTDLPSDATLATPRRQGPLVLVAALVTVVLWASAFIGIRGAGPHFDPGALALLRMAVGSLVLAVIAVRHGIRLPARRNWWLIAVWGVGWFCVYNLALNAAERTLDAGTAAMVVNLAPLMVVVFSGLFLREGFPKPLLIGAPVAFLGVVLIGMNSSTSAGPDLTGLLLALLAAVMYAGCTLLQKRLLNAGSDATTLTFLGAVAGTVALLPWTGSLIDAVQTAPLDSTLWVVYLGIFPTAIAFTTWAYVLQRSTAGQTSATTYVVPAIAILLSWAILGEVPTPLMFLGGALCLLGVLVTRMRWRQRGS; encoded by the coding sequence ATGCCGAAGACTGATCTCCCCAGCGACGCGACGCTCGCGACACCCCGCCGCCAGGGGCCGCTCGTGCTCGTGGCCGCGCTGGTCACGGTCGTGCTGTGGGCGTCGGCGTTCATCGGCATCCGCGGAGCGGGTCCGCACTTCGACCCCGGGGCGCTCGCGCTGCTGCGCATGGCCGTCGGCAGTCTCGTGCTGGCTGTCATCGCGGTGCGCCACGGCATCCGTCTTCCCGCGCGCAGGAACTGGTGGCTGATCGCCGTGTGGGGCGTGGGCTGGTTCTGCGTCTACAACCTCGCTCTCAACGCGGCCGAGCGCACGCTCGACGCGGGCACCGCGGCAATGGTGGTGAACCTCGCACCGCTCATGGTCGTCGTCTTCAGCGGACTCTTCCTGCGCGAGGGGTTTCCGAAGCCGCTGTTGATCGGCGCGCCGGTAGCGTTCCTCGGGGTCGTGTTGATCGGCATGAACTCGTCGACGTCCGCCGGACCTGACCTCACGGGGCTGCTGCTCGCCCTGCTCGCGGCGGTCATGTACGCGGGTTGCACACTGCTGCAGAAGCGCCTGCTGAACGCGGGATCGGATGCGACGACGCTGACGTTCCTCGGCGCTGTCGCCGGCACAGTCGCCCTCCTCCCCTGGACCGGCAGTCTCATCGATGCCGTGCAGACCGCTCCACTCGACTCGACGCTGTGGGTCGTGTACCTCGGCATCTTCCCGACGGCGATCGCCTTCACCACCTGGGCGTACGTCTTGCAGCGCAGCACCGCGGGGCAGACCTCGGCCACGACCTACGTCGTACCGGCCATCGCGATCCTGCTGTCGTGGGCGATCCTCGGCGAGGTCCCCACGCCGCTCATGTTCCTCGGCGGAGCACTGTGTCTGCTCGGTGTGCTCGTCACCCGCATGCGCTGGCGGCAGCGCGGGAGCTGA
- a CDS encoding adenylosuccinate synthase, giving the protein MPGIVIVGVQWGDEGKGKATDLLGERTDWVVKFNGGNNAGHTVVVGNEKYALHLLPSGILSPGVTPVIGNGVVIDLEVLFSELEALGARGIDVSRLKVSANAHIITAYHRTLDKVTERFLGKRNIGTTGRGIGPAYADKINRVGIRVQDLFDENILRQKVEGALDQKNHLLVKVFNRRAVTVDEIVEELLSYAERLRPMVADTGYLIAEALDRGEVVVFEGGQATMLDIDHGTYPFVTSSTATAAGAASGSGVGPGALDRIVGIVKAYTTRVGSGPFPTELFDEQGEWLRSRGFEFGTTTGRPRRVGWYDAPITRYATRVNGITDLVLTKLDILTGLEEIPVCVAYDVDGERFDEVPVNQTDFHHATPILEYFPGWSEDISTARTFDDLPKNAQDYVLALEGMSNTRISVIGVGPERDQVVVRHDLLD; this is encoded by the coding sequence ATGCCAGGAATCGTGATCGTCGGCGTCCAGTGGGGCGATGAGGGCAAGGGGAAGGCCACCGACCTGCTCGGTGAGCGCACCGACTGGGTGGTGAAGTTCAACGGCGGCAACAACGCCGGGCACACCGTCGTCGTCGGCAACGAGAAGTACGCGCTGCACCTGCTGCCCTCCGGCATCCTGTCCCCGGGCGTCACGCCCGTGATCGGCAACGGCGTCGTCATCGATCTCGAGGTGCTGTTCAGCGAGCTCGAGGCGCTCGGCGCCCGCGGCATCGACGTCTCACGGCTGAAGGTGAGCGCGAACGCGCACATCATCACCGCCTACCACCGCACGCTCGACAAGGTCACCGAGCGCTTCCTCGGCAAGCGCAACATCGGCACGACCGGCCGCGGTATCGGCCCGGCGTACGCCGACAAGATCAACCGCGTGGGCATCCGCGTGCAGGATCTGTTCGACGAGAACATCCTGCGTCAGAAGGTCGAGGGCGCGCTCGACCAGAAGAACCACCTGCTCGTGAAGGTCTTCAACCGCCGTGCGGTCACGGTCGACGAGATCGTCGAGGAGCTGCTGTCGTACGCCGAGCGCCTGCGCCCGATGGTCGCCGACACCGGCTACCTGATCGCCGAGGCGCTCGACCGCGGCGAGGTCGTCGTGTTCGAGGGCGGCCAGGCCACCATGCTCGACATCGACCACGGCACGTACCCGTTCGTCACCTCGTCGACCGCGACGGCGGCCGGCGCGGCATCGGGTTCGGGTGTCGGCCCCGGCGCACTCGACCGCATCGTCGGCATCGTCAAGGCCTACACGACCCGGGTCGGCTCTGGTCCGTTCCCGACCGAGCTGTTCGACGAGCAGGGCGAGTGGCTGCGCTCGCGCGGCTTCGAGTTCGGCACCACCACCGGGCGCCCGCGCCGTGTGGGCTGGTACGACGCCCCGATCACCCGTTACGCGACGCGCGTCAATGGCATCACCGATCTCGTGCTCACGAAGCTCGACATCCTCACCGGCCTCGAGGAGATTCCGGTGTGCGTCGCCTACGACGTCGACGGCGAGCGCTTCGACGAGGTGCCGGTCAACCAGACCGACTTCCACCACGCGACCCCGATCCTGGAGTACTTCCCCGGGTGGTCGGAGGACATCTCCACCGCGCGCACCTTCGACGACCTGCCGAAGAACGCCCAGGACTACGTGCTCGCCCTGGAGGGCATGAGCAACACACGCATCTCGGTGATCGGCGTGGGCCCGGAGCGCGACCAGGTCGTCGTCCGCCACGACCTGCTCGACTGA